One Aspergillus oryzae RIB40 DNA, chromosome 2 genomic window carries:
- a CDS encoding uncharacterized protein (predicted protein), producing the protein MSQPVGLTDSRIVMAEQSSHDVVNQTLSGGEPSPSDVPASTNDKKPAGGDVGEIKHTATHTQLETITNAEQGTLDTSLSETYNENNAAGRDTEQSTTDNSRQGPGPVATRALELNGVASGSDVGEDTASQGGSESDASRTESRLNSRASSTKRPTSFKPVSFAKFSVPKAPGTPPTAKISEKAPLSSTTPLGVPLQSSRPRLVAKTTSSLRDSLSKTGTGAARPAGSGPDPNQVWNKNRPVQQTPPKHLTDEELKQQYGIHMTSRIQEDGGGTEAKWADIDDDEDDWAPETIEWTDGTKTNLSQVEHTAATKQENRPSMEPKDDFPPPRPEQVPAPKETTKFVPKPTTSVGPNPTVLRLGANAERQAKSASISSKGTNEKSPSLSTSPAPPPAKSPWAPLPPVEKISPVIPPVQVQPQVHTSPREPHTIDRYSGVAQPKEIAADDFNRSWKDSQSGTRELYNSRSGRYEPVSETRKGSWRTEQSFRTPSVLQRPAQGEQAGPAEPSPAFQTHRSSGQDGIHWTRRRTSSNVSGGSGSFARRMSIGRNDATQRSFETRRGSQVNGMVEPPLPGLVPQQETPLRETSPARRGPGHSWPPRGAAGVHERAPGAPDGTSQPYVPYTVNQTATPQAPQEDPVAMQERIMKEKRMEARQRRIEQEEKEEAAKRERIRQKLEALGPPPEKPKPQRKDTLEGSKPDTISSPGVTHSSLSPPKPPVPEPTGEPKQYGMMKVHHPDTVRKLVERDRAAEKSSSTVNARRAPSPPRESKPDTTTTNGLQQPGDSQTQAHEKLPENKLDEQSTQWRGGLNASSSYPPWAPNAKLVGASPSMANPWKPLSSDKTLGNGIFEQSLPGFPPGRDVPLRNPLVLDQPPVAPGSQSFSTPSRSPQESTPISPISSPKVRHAPYESLNPISRPGPIGPPSSQHQWQNDNRVAGTVAWNNFHTVAAKREAEENEKLRNEMNAAREGPSSLQVTFNETWRQVRTGDQAGQRQVVGISRTAETSAPNPNPLPGLDHSVGPLSFTETNSRPLGSVPVRSSRFFPQASEQYKKPPFAEGDFIRSPSPPPPEEMSTHPVFTGNTSKPLVHLPAPRPIVKLPPKVIAPPQPPPTFASMAAAPPCPPVSTATSWQEKINTLFGKKTVPERKTALAVTSASKEPLDVLHIAAVSVSLPQHSEQPIGDGEITAKQVEETEEIFEDREVGSLPVVRVPTRAPPAAWQAAPPPSQSRLRAKHLKLMQVHSVEPYSFGFQDKDGSGNLRVSIRFPGTIMAKTVALPRKAGSQNPRPRGTSSYKPRKNTKPREGPGASNSKKLSSQQSNETSSPRHQSRNASWGPRTYSGSR; encoded by the exons ATGTCGCAACCTGTTGGCCTCACAGACTCGAGAATTGTTATGGCAGAGCAGAGCAGCCACGATGTGGTAAATCAAACCCTGTCGGGCGGCGAGCCCTCGCCTTCCGACGTTCCTGCGAGCACCAACGACAAGAAACCTGCCGGAGGGGACGTGGGGGAGATCAAACATACCGCAACACATACACAGCTCGAAACAATCACGAACGCCGAACAAGGCACACTTGATACGAGTTTATCCGAGACATATAATGAAAATAATGCCGCTGGGAGGGATACGGAACAATCGACGACA GATAATTCAAGGCAAGGCCCTGGGCCCGTGGCGACAAGGGCGCTTGAATTAAATGGAGTAGCATCCGGTTCCGATGTTGGAGAGGATACGGCCTCTCAAGGCGGCTCAGAATCCGACGCCAGTCGAACGGAGAGCAGACTTAACTCACGTGCAAGTTCAACCAAGAGGCCGACATCATTCAAGCCAGTCTCCTTCGCAAAATTTTCAGTACCCAAAGCTCCGGGAACGCCTCCGACAGCTAAGATTTCTGAGAAAG CTCCGTTGTCTTCAACTACCCCGCTGGGTGTACCTTTGCAAAGCTCACGACCACGTTTGGTCGCGAAAACCACTAGCAGTCTTCGCGACTCATTATCGAAAACCGGGACAGGTGCGGCGAGGCCAGCTGGAAGTGGGCCTGACCCAAATCAAGTCTGGAATAAGAACCGAC CGGTCCAGCAAACTCCACCGAAACACTTAACGGACGAAGAGCTTAAGCAGCAGTATGGAATCCACATGACGTCGCGTattcaagaagatggcggtGGAACAGAGGCAAAGTGGGCCgatattgatgatgatgaagatgactggGCGCCGGAAACAATTGAATGGACTGATGGAACGAAGACAAATCTTTCTCAAGTGGAACATACTGCGGCAACCAAGCAAGAGAACAGGCCGTCGATGGAACCTAAGGATGACTTTCCGCCTCCACGCCCCGAGCAAGTCCCCGCTCCCAAAGAGACTACCAAGTTTGTCCCAAAGCCTACGACCTCGGTTGGACCAAACCCTACTGTCCTCAGGTTGGGGGCAAATGCGGAGAGACAGGCAAAGAGCGCAAGCATTTCTTCTAAAGGTACGAACGAGAAGTCGCCGTCACTATCTACAAGTCCGGCGCCACCCCCAGCCAAGTCACCGTGGGCTCCTCTACCACCAGTTGAGAAAATATCCCCTGTTATACCTCCTGTGCAAGTTCAACCTCAGGTACATACTTCGCCCAGGGAGCCACACACGATCGACCGTTATAGCGGCGTTGCCCAGCCGAAGGAGATCGCCGCAGACGACTTCAACCGGTCATGGAAAGACTCGCAGTCAGGTACCCGTGAGCTATACAACTCCCGGTCGGGTCGTTATGAGCCAGTATCTGAAACTAGGAAGGGATCTTGGCGCACTGAGCAGAGCTTTCGCACCCCATCCGTGTTGCAGAGGCCAGCGCAGGGCGAACAGGCAGGACCTGCGGAACCTTCACCCGCGTTTCAGACACATAGGTCAAGCGGACAGGATGGCATTCACTGGACACGTCGGCGAACTTCATCTAATGTCAGCGGAGGAAGTGGCAGCTTTGCACGTCGGATGTCAATTGGTCGAAACGATGCAACTCAACGGTCGTTTGAAACTAGAAGAGGATCACAGGTGAACGGTATGGTTGAACCCCCGTTGCCAGGCTTGGTGCCTCAACAGGAGACACCTTTGCGAGAAACTTCTCCTGCTCGACGTGGCCCCGGTCATTCATGGCCTCCGCGTGGTGCAGCCGGCGTACATGAAAGAGCTCCTGGTGCACCTGATGGCACGAGTCAGCCATATGTTCCTTACACTGTCAACCAAACTGCGACCCCGCAGGCGCCCCAGGAAGATCCAGTTGCCATGCAAGAACGCAttatgaaagaaaagagaatggaaGCTCGACAGCGAAGAatagagcaagaagaaaaggaggaagctGCTAAACGGGAAAGGATCCGGCAAAAGCTCGAAGCCCTTGGTCCACCTCCCGAAAAGCCCAAGCCGCAGCGCAAGGATACTCTGGAAGGTAGTAAGCCTGACACTATTTCCTCCCCCGGTGTTACTCACTCATCATTGTCGCCTCCCAAACCCCCGGTTCCGGAACCAACGGGAGAGCCAAAGCAATATGGAATGATGAAGGTTCATCATCCCGACACTGTGAGAAAGTTAGTGGAGAGGGACAGAGCTGCCGAAAAGTCCTCGTCGACGGTCAATGCCCGGCGCGCCCCTTCACCTCCTCGGGAATCCAAACCTGACACTACCACGACGAATGGACTTCAACAGCCTGGTGACTCTCAAACACAAGCACATGAAAAACTGCCAGAGAACAAGCTCGATGAGCAATCAACCCAGTGGAGGGGTGGCCTCAATGCTTCTAGTTCGTACCCGCCGTGGGCTCCGAATGCCAAATTAGTCGGGGCCTCTCCATCCATGGCGAACCCCTGGAAACCTCTTAGCAGTGACAAGACCTTGGGTAATGGTATATTTGAACAGAGCCTTCCCGGGTTTCCGCCAGGAAGAGATGTTCCTCTGCGCAACCCGCTTGTTTTGGATCAGCCGCCTGTTGCTCCAGGATCACAGTCGTTCTCAACACCTTCGCGCTCACCTCAAGAAAGTACACCAATATCCCCCATATCGTCCCCCAAAGTTAGACACGCACCATACGAGTCTTTAAACCCCATTTCCCGTCCTGGACCTATTGGACCTCCTAGTTCGCAACACCAATGGCAAAATGACAACCGTGTCGCTGGGACCGTTGCCTGGAACAATTTCCATACAGTTGCTGCCAAGCGcgaagcagaagaaaatgaaaaactTCGCAATGAGATGAACGCCGCGCGCGAGGGACCATCTTCTCTACAAGTAACTTTCAACGAGACTTGGCGGCAGGTACGGACTGGAGACCAAGCTGGGCAAAGACAGGTCGTTGGTATATCAAGAACAGCAGAGACCAGCGcaccaaatccaaatcctctTCCAGGGTTGGATCATTCTGTTGgtcctctttcctttacAGAGACTAATTCACGCCCTCTTGGCAGCGTTCCAGTCCGAAGTTCACGATTCTTCCCACAGGCATCTGAACAGTACAAGAAGCCACCTTTTGCGGAAGGTGATTTTATTCGCAgcccctcaccaccaccaccagaagAAATGTCAACGCATCCAGTATTCACAGGGAATACCAGCAAACCTTTGGTACACCTCCCTGCGCCAAGGCCCATTGTCAAACTTCCCCCGAAAGTCATCGCTCCaccacaacctcctcccacCTTCGCATCTATGGCTGCTGCGCCGCCCTGCCCTCCTGTCTCCACTGCTACTTCGTGGCAGGAGAAAATCAATACTCTATTTGGCAAGAAGACAGTGCCTGAGAGGAAGACTGCCTTGGCCGTGACGTCTGCATCTAAAGAACCCCTGGATGTATTGCATATCGCCGCAGTTTCAGTCTCACTGCCTCAACATAGCGAACAACCAATTGGAGACGGTGAGATAACTGCTAAGCAGGTTGAAGAAACCGAAGAGATTTTTGAGGACCGTGAAGTAGGATCTCTACCTGTTGTCCGAGTTCCTACTAGGGCTCCTCCCGCAGCTTGGCAGGCGGCGCCACCACCTTCGCAGTCGAGACTACGAGCTAAGCATTTGAAGCTAATGCAGGTTCATAGCGTTGAGCCTTATTCATTTGGTTtccaagacaaagatggCTCGGGAAATTTGCGTGTTTCAATCCGTTTCCCAGGTACAATTATGGCGAAAACGGTGGCCCTCCCGAGGAAGGCGGGAAGCCAGAACCCCCGACCACGTGGAACTTCGAGCTATAAGCCTCGAAAGAACACGAAACCTCGCGAAGGACCTGGAGCCTCGAATTCCAAGAAATTATCTTCCCAACAAAGCAATGAAACAAGCTCTCCGCGGCACCAGTCGCGCAATGCTTCCTGGGGCCCACGTACATATAGCGGGTCTCGTTAA
- a CDS encoding NuA4 histone acetyltransferase complex catalytic subunit ESA1 (histone acetyltransferase (MYST family)): protein MGVRDSHGEATATPDPVEKGFATLNTIRIGVKAMVQKDGELRKAEILSIRQRKDGPSFYVHYVDFNKRLDEWIDSTRIDLSHEVEWPQPEKPEKKKAGPGNKAPSKNAQKRARAGSREVSATPDLLTGKNTNIGKAQRPSKAGGKENRDETPANLSVLDSEAISADVTPKPEMEDVDMIGVSFTDTKEEHEQGKMSREEEIERLRTSGSMTQNPTEIHRVRNLNRLQMGKFDIEPWYFSPYPASFSDVDMVYIDEFCLSYFDNKRAFERHRSKCTLVHPPGNEIYRDDRISFFEVDGRRQRTWCRNLCLLSKLFLDHKTLYYDVDPFLFYCMATRDETGCHLVGYFSKEKDSAEGYNLACILTLPQYQRLGYGRLLIAFSYELSKREGKLGSPEKPLSDLGLLSYRQYWRETLVELLIEPGRESMSENELAVLTSMTEKDVHETLVVFNMLRYHKGNWVIVLTDQVVEQHNKRLEKEKIKGSRKIDPARLQWKPPVFTASSRTWNW, encoded by the exons ATGGGCGTCAGAGATTCCCATGGGGAGGCAACCGCGACGCCGGACCCCGTTGAGAAGGGGTTCGCCACCCTCAACACCATTCG AATCGGTGTTAAGGCCATGGTTCAGAAG GATGGAGAATTGAGAAAAGCTGAAATTTTGTCTATCAGACAGCGCAAAGATGGTCCAAGCTTTTA CGTCCATTATGTCGATTTCAATAAACGTCTCGACG AGTGGATCGATTCCACAAGGATTGATTTATCTCACGAGGTTGAATGGCCGCAGCCTGAAaaaccagagaagaagaaagcaggTCCTGGTAATAAAGCACCGAGCAAGAATGCTCAGAAGCGTGCAAGAGCCGGAAGCCGCGAGGTTTCGGCAACCCCAGATCTCTTGACAGGCAAAAACACCAATATTGGCAAAGCACAGCGTCCGTCTAAGGCAGGCGGGAAAGAGAACCGTGACGAGACGCCTGCAAATTTGTCAGTTCTAGATTCGGAAGCCATTTCTGCAGACGTGACCCCTAAGCCTGAAATGGAAGATGTTGATATGATCGGCGTCAGTTTCACGGAtaccaaggaagagcatgAACAAGGTAAAATGTCACGCGAAGAGGAAATCGAACGATTGCGTACAAGCGGAAGTATGACCCAAAATCCCACGGAAATTCACCGTGTGCGTAACTTGAATCGTCTACAAATGGGCAAGTTTGACATTGAGCCGTGGTACTTCTCTCCTTATCCTGCCTCGTTCTCGGATGTCGATATGGTCTACATTGATGAATTCTGCTTGAGTTATTTCGACAACAAACGCGCTTTCGAGCGTCACCGTTCGAAATGTACACTTGTTCACCCACCTGGGAACGAGATCTATCGTGATGACCGTATATCATTCTTTGAAGTGGACGGTCGGCGCCAGCGCACCTGGTGCCGCAATCTTTGCCTTCTTAGCAAACTCTTTCTTGACCATAAAACACTCTACTACGACGTCgaccctttccttttctactGCATGGCCACTCGGGATGAGACCGGTTGCCATCTGGTGGGCTAtttctccaaagaaaaagattcCGCAGAAGGTTATAACCTTGCTTGTATCTTGACCTTACCACAATACCAGCGTCTCGGCTACGGGCGACTGCTTATTGCTTTCAGCTATGAGCTCAGCAAGCGAGAAGGAAAGCTTGGCTCTCCAGAAAAGCCCCTCAGTGACCTGGGTCTGCTAAGTTATCGGCAATACTGGCGAGAAACACTCGTGGAGTTACTCATAGAGCCGGGCCGAGAGTCCATGAGTGAGAACGAACTTGCTGTGTTAACGTCTATGACCGAGAAGGATGTGCATGAGACACTGGTTGTGTTCAATATGCTTAGATACCAC AAAGGAAACTGGGTTATCGTCCTCACGGATCAAGTTGTGGAGCAACACAATAAGCGtcttgagaaagagaaaattaaagGGTCGCGCAAAATCGACCCTGCACGCTTACAATGGAAGCCTCCAGTTTTCACAGCTTCAAGTCGAACATGGAATTGGTGA